A single window of Acidobacteriota bacterium DNA harbors:
- a CDS encoding competence/damage-inducible protein A: MSIPTAAILVIGDEILSGKVEDANARLLIGELRELGVALRRILVVPDEIADVAAAVRDLSARFDHVFTSGGVGPTHDDVTIIGVAAAFDKPVIRHPELERRLKAHFGENADESKLRMADVPENAELLEMPDWRWPVLVCRNVYILPGVPELFRKKFLAMRERFRVEPFFTHAIYTLEEEFDIAQSLREIADANSEVAIGSYPNFATPDYRVKVTLESKNGVALELAIAALLAKLNHSRIVRTE, encoded by the coding sequence ATGAGCATACCGACTGCCGCAATCCTGGTGATTGGCGACGAAATTCTGAGCGGAAAGGTGGAAGACGCCAACGCGCGTTTGCTGATTGGCGAATTGCGCGAACTCGGCGTGGCGCTTCGGCGCATTCTGGTGGTGCCGGATGAAATTGCGGATGTGGCTGCGGCAGTGCGCGATTTGTCTGCGCGATTCGATCACGTATTCACTTCAGGCGGAGTCGGCCCCACGCATGACGATGTAACGATCATCGGTGTGGCAGCAGCTTTCGACAAACCGGTCATTCGCCATCCGGAACTGGAGCGCCGATTGAAAGCTCATTTCGGAGAAAACGCGGACGAATCGAAATTGCGAATGGCCGATGTTCCGGAAAATGCGGAATTGCTGGAAATGCCGGATTGGCGCTGGCCTGTGCTGGTTTGCCGCAACGTATACATTTTGCCGGGCGTGCCGGAACTATTCCGCAAAAAGTTTCTGGCGATGCGCGAACGGTTTCGCGTAGAACCATTTTTCACTCACGCCATTTACACGCTGGAAGAAGAGTTCGACATCGCCCAAAGTTTGCGCGAAATCGCCGACGCCAATTCCGAAGTCGCCATCGGTTCATATCCAAACTTCGCCACGCCGGATTACAGGGTCAAAGTCACGCTGGAATCAAAGAACGGCGTCGCGCTTGAACTCGCCATCGCCGCGTTACTGGCCAAACTGAATCACAGCAGGATCGTTCGCACTGAATAA
- a CDS encoding redoxin domain-containing protein: protein MPPKNGIFEGNVYAPDFPTGLEWLNTEKPLSLRELRGKIVLLDFWTYCCINCMHIIPELKKLEAKYANQLVVIGVHSAKFQNEKGTEQIRQAALRYEIEHPIINDKDFEVWQSYAARSWPTLVLINPKGKVVGIQSGEGIYDIFDNLIGKMADYFRARNELNETPVSRKLEKFSAPPSLLAYPGKVLADETSDRLFISDSNHNRVIITRLDGMVQDVIGDGAIGNRDGSFAEAEFNHPQGVALDGDTLYICDTENHLIRKADLKARTVETLVGTGEQARKFNVEGSGITVALNSPWDAVMHGGKLYVAMAGPHQLWVIDPKTREAKRYAGSGAENRKDGPLLDAALAQPSGITTDGKSLFFADSEVSSIRAASLDPAGKVSTIVGEGLFEFGDSDGKGGSVRLQHPLGVVYANGKLYVADTYNHKIKELEITTRESRTYAGTRERGTKDGDRKLAMFNEPGGISATSKTLFVADTNNHLIRRIDFDSGKVSTLELKGLEKLTMAMVRKFRGRTVDVEKQTIAPGAGSITLSFTLPAGYKYNTGAPFYVAYKSADDKAVKITAKETARNFTEPKFPLEIPIEATSGSTTATIDSVIYFCNDDKDKVCLVDSVRVNVPLEVKAGAPKQAKVEVAAKSKGLSN, encoded by the coding sequence ATGCCGCCCAAAAACGGAATTTTTGAAGGCAATGTGTACGCGCCGGATTTTCCGACGGGCTTGGAATGGCTGAACACGGAAAAACCGCTTTCTCTGCGCGAGCTGCGCGGAAAGATCGTGTTGCTGGATTTTTGGACATACTGCTGCATCAACTGCATGCACATCATCCCGGAGTTGAAAAAGCTGGAAGCGAAATATGCTAACCAATTGGTCGTCATCGGCGTGCATTCGGCCAAGTTCCAGAACGAAAAAGGAACGGAACAAATCAGGCAGGCGGCGCTACGGTACGAGATCGAACACCCGATCATCAACGACAAGGATTTTGAAGTCTGGCAAAGCTATGCCGCGCGCTCTTGGCCAACGCTGGTGCTGATCAATCCCAAAGGGAAAGTTGTCGGTATACAATCCGGCGAAGGCATTTACGACATTTTCGACAATCTGATCGGCAAGATGGCCGATTACTTCCGCGCGCGAAACGAACTCAACGAAACGCCGGTCAGCCGCAAATTGGAAAAGTTTTCCGCGCCGCCGAGTCTGCTGGCTTATCCCGGCAAAGTGCTGGCCGATGAAACAAGCGACCGGCTTTTTATTTCCGATTCCAACCACAACCGCGTCATCATCACGCGGCTCGACGGCATGGTGCAGGACGTGATCGGCGACGGCGCCATCGGCAACCGCGACGGCAGTTTCGCCGAAGCGGAATTCAACCATCCGCAAGGCGTCGCGCTCGACGGCGACACGCTTTACATCTGCGATACGGAAAACCATTTGATTCGCAAAGCCGACTTGAAAGCCAGAACGGTGGAAACGCTGGTTGGTACCGGCGAACAAGCCAGAAAGTTTAACGTCGAAGGCTCTGGAATAACTGTCGCGCTGAATTCCCCATGGGATGCCGTGATGCACGGAGGCAAGCTTTATGTGGCGATGGCCGGGCCTCATCAATTGTGGGTGATTGATCCGAAAACGCGAGAGGCCAAACGCTACGCAGGCAGCGGTGCTGAAAACCGCAAAGATGGACCTTTGCTTGATGCAGCGCTGGCGCAACCGAGCGGCATTACGACCGATGGCAAATCGCTGTTCTTTGCTGACAGCGAAGTCAGTTCCATCCGCGCCGCTTCGCTCGATCCGGCGGGAAAAGTTTCCACCATTGTCGGCGAAGGGTTGTTTGAGTTCGGCGATTCGGACGGCAAAGGCGGCAGCGTCCGACTGCAACATCCGCTCGGCGTGGTATACGCAAACGGCAAGCTGTACGTTGCCGACACCTACAATCACAAAATCAAGGAACTGGAAATCACGACGCGCGAAAGCCGCACCTACGCTGGAACGCGCGAGCGCGGCACCAAAGATGGCGACCGGAAACTGGCAATGTTCAATGAACCCGGCGGCATTTCGGCGACTTCCAAAACACTGTTCGTCGCCGACACCAACAACCATTTGATCCGCCGGATAGATTTTGACAGCGGTAAGGTTTCGACCCTTGAATTGAAAGGCCTGGAAAAATTGACGATGGCCATGGTTCGCAAATTCCGTGGCCGTACGGTGGATGTCGAAAAGCAAACCATCGCTCCCGGCGCGGGTTCAATCACGCTGTCATTCACCTTGCCCGCCGGATACAAATACAACACGGGCGCCCCGTTTTATGTGGCGTATAAATCCGCCGACGACAAAGCCGTCAAAATCACCGCCAAAGAAACCGCGCGCAATTTCACGGAGCCGAAGTTCCCGCTGGAAATTCCGATTGAAGCCACCAGCGGTTCGACAACCGCCACGATTGATTCGGTGATTTATTTCTGCAACGACGACAAAGACAAAGTTTGTTTGGTGGACAGCGTGCGCGTGAATGTTCCGCTGGAAGTAAAAGCTGGTGCTCCGAAACAGGCGAAAGTGGAAGTCGCGGCAAAATCAAAAGGCTTGAGCAATTAA
- a CDS encoding PAS domain-containing protein: protein MRPQEGQNEIIRKRNRRRWRIAILAVLTLLMFGLLFVQSAFDTLRWFRPSSASETLILYALSTINLLAFIVLLMVLVRNIIKLRREQVRAKLGAKFKTRLIKFSIALSLLPVIFLFFATSGLITRSVDKWFSEPAREMVVNARQIQRVYVEGELDGLQQSVLTITRLIARTEQENLPQTLLIELGTYRLALIQVFDQNDSLLAEQGGFFFESLGDQFVHFWRRAREEARRGNNFSEMVCDTERNIYLVAAAPVPDSTGRSLVIAGQVSPEITERINRIDDLEATYGALKRDQNTVKNSALLTLGLITLLTLFIAFWLALYLARTVADPVQQLAEATDHVRQGDLSFRAKVVGDDELAALALSFNEMTSELAENRQRLELSAEELQQSNAALDERRGYIEAILQSLSAGVISLDENGNVTTLNDAARELLRISEESVTGVALQALLPEEQREELWLMIRRAGRLRSITREVHFTLANNTKLDVALTVTALQDPRGQSRGAVIVIEDLTELIEAQRRAAWSEVARRMAHEIKNPLTPIRLSAERLAKNLLSESNGIVSGTGSLTPKLNERQSNLVRECTAMIGDEVATLQRMVDEFSNFARLPNAHLEPESLNEVIANALKLYDDRLDGIRLEKHLAADLPPVMLDAEQIKRVLVNLIDNAAEAFTASQNGDRRIIVTTREVPERDTVELTVADTGPGIPLADRERIFDPYFSTKKRGTGLGLAIVSRIVAEHQGRIRVQDNVPHGAKFIVELPTPN from the coding sequence ATGAGACCGCAAGAAGGCCAAAACGAAATCATCCGAAAACGGAACCGCCGCCGATGGCGAATTGCCATCCTGGCCGTGCTGACCCTGTTGATGTTCGGTTTGTTGTTCGTGCAATCGGCCTTCGACACGCTCCGGTGGTTTCGTCCCAGCTCAGCCAGTGAAACGTTAATCCTTTACGCGCTTTCGACCATCAACTTGCTGGCATTCATCGTGCTGTTGATGGTGCTGGTTCGCAATATCATCAAACTGCGCCGCGAGCAGGTGCGCGCCAAACTCGGCGCAAAGTTCAAAACGCGGTTGATCAAATTTTCAATCGCACTGTCTTTATTGCCAGTGATTTTTCTGTTTTTCGCCACCAGCGGGCTGATTACGCGCAGCGTAGACAAATGGTTCAGCGAACCGGCGCGCGAAATGGTCGTTAATGCACGCCAAATTCAGCGCGTCTACGTCGAAGGCGAACTGGATGGCTTGCAACAATCTGTGCTGACGATCACCCGATTAATCGCCAGAACGGAACAGGAAAATCTGCCACAAACTTTGTTAATCGAACTTGGCACCTACAGGCTTGCTCTGATCCAGGTTTTTGACCAAAACGATTCTTTGCTGGCGGAACAAGGTGGTTTTTTCTTTGAGTCGTTGGGAGATCAGTTTGTACACTTTTGGCGGCGGGCTCGTGAAGAGGCAAGAAGAGGCAACAACTTTTCAGAGATGGTTTGCGACACAGAGCGGAATATCTATCTGGTCGCCGCTGCGCCCGTTCCGGATTCAACCGGCAGGTCGCTGGTCATTGCCGGACAGGTTTCGCCGGAAATCACTGAACGTATCAATCGCATTGACGACCTGGAGGCGACGTATGGCGCGCTGAAACGCGACCAGAATACAGTTAAAAATTCTGCTCTGCTGACGTTGGGATTGATTACCTTGCTGACGCTGTTCATCGCTTTCTGGCTGGCGCTGTATCTGGCGCGGACTGTAGCCGATCCGGTGCAACAACTGGCCGAAGCTACAGACCACGTTCGGCAGGGCGATTTGAGTTTTCGCGCCAAAGTCGTTGGCGATGACGAACTCGCCGCGCTGGCGCTGTCGTTCAACGAAATGACTTCGGAATTGGCGGAAAACCGCCAACGATTGGAACTTTCCGCTGAGGAGCTTCAACAAAGCAACGCCGCATTGGACGAACGACGCGGGTACATCGAAGCCATTTTGCAGAGTCTTTCTGCCGGCGTCATTTCGCTGGATGAAAACGGGAATGTGACTACTCTGAATGACGCCGCCAGAGAATTGCTGAGAATCAGCGAAGAATCAGTTACCGGTGTTGCATTGCAGGCACTGTTGCCCGAAGAACAACGCGAAGAGTTATGGCTGATGATTCGCCGCGCCGGGCGGCTGCGTTCCATCACCCGCGAAGTCCATTTCACTCTGGCCAACAACACAAAACTTGATGTCGCCCTGACCGTCACCGCGTTGCAAGACCCGCGCGGTCAATCGCGCGGCGCAGTCATCGTTATCGAAGACCTGACCGAATTGATCGAAGCGCAACGTCGCGCCGCCTGGAGCGAAGTCGCTCGCCGTATGGCGCACGAGATCAAAAATCCCCTGACGCCCATTCGCCTGTCCGCCGAACGGTTGGCCAAAAATCTGCTCAGCGAATCGAACGGCATTGTTTCCGGCACGGGCAGTTTGACGCCTAAACTTAACGAACGGCAATCCAACCTGGTGCGCGAATGCACTGCGATGATCGGCGATGAGGTCGCCACCTTGCAGCGAATGGTGGATGAATTTTCCAATTTTGCGCGATTGCCCAACGCCCACCTGGAACCGGAATCGTTGAACGAAGTCATCGCCAACGCGCTGAAACTGTACGATGACCGACTGGATGGAATCCGGCTGGAAAAACATCTGGCAGCGGACTTGCCGCCCGTGATGCTGGACGCCGAGCAGATCAAGCGCGTTCTGGTCAATCTGATTGACAATGCGGCGGAGGCATTCACGGCCTCTCAAAACGGCGACCGCCGCATCATTGTCACGACGCGCGAAGTCCCGGAACGTGACACCGTCGAACTAACCGTCGCAGACACCGGCCCAGGCATTCCCCTCGCAGACCGAGAGCGTATCTTTGACCCTTACTTTTCAACCAAAAAACGCGGCACGGGTTTGGGTCTGGCCATCGTCAGCCGCATCGTCGCCGAACATCAAGGGCGCATTCGAGTGCAGGATAACGTACCGCACGGAGCGAAGTTTATCGTGGAATTGCCAACTCCGAATTGA
- a CDS encoding CPBP family intramembrane metalloprotease has translation MNITDFFINPQTRLLRSGWRVLAFLFVLTLPQWLMTAMLKSPSQETNPVFDVSVAMILVYVILVGWVLLVSWGSLRFLDRRSLRSLGFSLHANWRREVLFGLAISLVMIAVIVGLQVAGGGTRTRLNPFWFKDENTDWAALGVVSKEMLMALVLLILAGAFEELVYRGYAFQTLLRGISPVVPILVLSVFFALGHWNNPNRTVFSTINTVLAGVWLSAAYLKTRSLWLPTALHVGWNYVMGALFGLPVSGLFIPQHPILISTCEAPLWLTGGSYGPEGGAAASLVVIVSLIFIWRTKWLAVAPEMQNIWTVPASADASTITLNLQNDQI, from the coding sequence ATGAACATCACAGATTTCTTTATCAACCCACAAACCAGATTGTTACGCTCCGGTTGGCGCGTGCTGGCGTTTCTGTTCGTGCTGACGCTGCCGCAATGGTTGATGACAGCAATGCTTAAATCGCCGTCGCAGGAAACCAACCCGGTTTTCGACGTCAGCGTGGCGATGATTCTGGTGTACGTCATTTTAGTCGGTTGGGTGCTGCTGGTTTCGTGGGGAAGTTTACGGTTTCTGGATCGGCGAAGTTTGCGCTCGCTTGGATTTTCTCTGCACGCCAACTGGCGGCGCGAAGTTCTGTTTGGCCTTGCGATCAGTTTGGTGATGATTGCGGTGATTGTCGGATTGCAGGTCGCCGGTGGAGGTACGCGCACACGTCTGAATCCGTTTTGGTTTAAGGATGAAAACACAGATTGGGCTGCGTTGGGCGTTGTCAGCAAAGAAATGCTGATGGCGTTGGTGTTGCTGATTCTGGCCGGAGCGTTTGAAGAGTTGGTTTATCGAGGCTACGCATTTCAGACTCTGTTGCGCGGAATTTCGCCCGTTGTGCCGATCCTGGTTTTGTCTGTATTCTTTGCCTTGGGACACTGGAACAATCCAAATCGAACAGTATTTTCGACGATCAACACGGTGCTTGCGGGCGTTTGGCTCTCGGCGGCGTATCTGAAAACGCGCAGCTTATGGTTGCCCACCGCGCTGCATGTTGGTTGGAACTATGTGATGGGGGCGTTGTTTGGGTTACCGGTGAGCGGTTTGTTCATTCCTCAACATCCAATTTTGATTTCCACTTGCGAAGCGCCGTTGTGGTTGACAGGCGGAAGTTACGGGCCGGAAGGCGGCGCGGCAGCGTCCCTTGTCGTCATCGTCTCACTGATTTTCATCTGGCGAACAAAATGGCTGGCCGTAGCGCCGGAGATGCAAAACATTTGGACGGTGCCAGCTTCCGCGGACGCCTCCACAATTACTCTCAACCTGCAAAACGACCAAATCTGA
- a CDS encoding phosphoenolpyruvate carboxykinase → MSKNIGWNPSSFGLENQGLKNLNQAFWNLTTAELYEHSIKRNEATVAHLGPLVVNTGQHTGRSPNDKFIVREASSEKNVWWGKVNRSFEQANFNRLRDKMLKHLEGKDVYVQDCFAGADPEYRIPIRVVTEYAWHSLFARNMFVRPDWNTQAASHVPEFTVINAPTCQANPETDGTNSGTFILMDFSQRLILIGGTSYAGETKKSIFTLLNYLLPLRGVLSMHCSANIGQDGSAAIFFGLSGTGKTTLSADPERQLIGDDEHGWSDRGVFNFEGGCYAKVINLSAEAEPDIYACTRRFGTVLENVVMDPITRRLDLNDGSLTENTRAAYPLSHISNFEPSGTGGHPKNIIMLTADAYGILPPVAKLTPEQAMYHFISGYTAKVAGTEKGLGKEPQATFSACFGAPFMVHHPGVYAELLRERIAKHGANCWLVNTGWSGGPYGEGQRMKIAHTRAMVRAALSGHLANVATEPDPIFGVHVPIACPDVPGEVLKPRNTWNNPKAYDEKARHLANLFRDNFEQFAAGVSDEVKFAAPKAD, encoded by the coding sequence ATGAGCAAGAACATCGGTTGGAACCCAAGTTCCTTCGGATTAGAGAACCAGGGCTTGAAAAACCTCAATCAAGCATTTTGGAATCTGACGACCGCGGAACTTTACGAACATTCGATCAAACGTAACGAAGCGACGGTTGCGCATCTTGGCCCGTTGGTCGTCAACACGGGGCAACATACCGGACGGTCGCCCAACGACAAATTCATCGTCCGCGAAGCATCATCGGAAAAAAATGTCTGGTGGGGAAAGGTCAATCGCTCGTTTGAGCAAGCCAACTTTAACCGGCTACGCGACAAGATGCTGAAGCATCTGGAAGGCAAGGACGTTTATGTCCAGGACTGTTTCGCCGGAGCCGACCCGGAATACCGCATTCCGATTCGCGTGGTCACCGAATACGCCTGGCACAGCTTGTTTGCGCGCAATATGTTTGTCAGGCCCGATTGGAACACTCAAGCTGCCAGCCACGTCCCCGAATTCACAGTCATCAATGCTCCCACCTGCCAAGCCAATCCCGAAACCGATGGAACCAACTCAGGAACATTCATCCTGATGGATTTTAGCCAGCGGTTGATCTTGATCGGCGGAACCAGCTACGCGGGCGAGACCAAGAAATCCATTTTCACGCTGCTGAATTACCTGCTGCCATTGCGCGGAGTCCTGTCCATGCATTGTTCGGCCAACATTGGCCAGGACGGTAGTGCGGCCATCTTTTTTGGGTTATCCGGCACAGGCAAAACCACGCTGTCGGCTGATCCTGAACGGCAATTGATCGGTGACGATGAACATGGCTGGTCGGATCGCGGCGTGTTCAATTTCGAGGGAGGCTGTTATGCCAAAGTCATCAACCTCTCCGCCGAAGCCGAACCGGACATTTACGCTTGCACGCGACGATTTGGAACTGTGCTGGAAAACGTGGTGATGGATCCGATTACGCGGCGATTGGATTTGAATGACGGCAGTTTAACCGAAAACACGCGTGCGGCGTATCCGCTGTCGCACATTTCCAACTTTGAACCGTCCGGAACCGGTGGTCATCCGAAAAACATCATTATGTTGACGGCGGACGCTTATGGGATTTTGCCTCCCGTCGCCAAACTGACGCCGGAACAGGCGATGTACCATTTCATTTCCGGCTACACGGCAAAGGTGGCGGGCACGGAAAAAGGTTTGGGCAAAGAACCGCAAGCGACGTTTTCGGCCTGTTTCGGCGCGCCGTTTATGGTTCATCATCCGGGCGTGTATGCGGAATTGCTGCGCGAACGTATAGCCAAACATGGCGCCAATTGCTGGTTGGTCAACACAGGCTGGAGCGGCGGCCCTTATGGCGAAGGCCAACGGATGAAAATTGCTCACACGCGGGCGATGGTGCGCGCCGCGCTGTCGGGCCATCTGGCGAATGTGGCGACCGAACCCGATCCGATTTTTGGCGTTCATGTGCCAATTGCCTGCCCGGATGTTCCCGGCGAAGTGCTGAAACCACGCAACACATGGAACAATCCGAAAGCCTATGACGAAAAAGCTCGGCATCTGGCGAATCTCTTCCGCGACAACTTTGAGCAATTTGCCGCCGGGGTTTCCGACGAAGTGAAGTTCGCTGCGCCGAAAGCGGATTGA
- the nadB gene encoding L-aspartate oxidase has product MQTSPDFIVIGSGVAGLRAALELAKAGRVVVLTKDRLDESNTEYAQGGVAVALSDDDEIDLHFEDTLIAGAGLCDEKAVRVLVEEGPRYITELIEWGAQFDREGGELAFTREAAHSRRRILHAHGDSTGREIVRALIAAAKKDPNIQLTAHAATIGLTVTDGRCCGVQFIDPNESLRREMFARAVVLATGGAGQLFAQTTNPSVATGDGMAMAYAAGARMSDLEFVQFHPTALALAEAPRFLLSEALRGEGAILRNHEGEAFAKRYDERGELAPRDIVARAIVAEAKRTNQQWMFLDLTHLSAAFLRERFPKIFETCLRYGLDMSKDLLPVSPAVHYVMGGVRTDTYGRTTLPGLYAAGEVACTGVHGANRLASNSLLEGLVFGARAGAAALTDLPSLPIKEESEPVEFDLDDWRLDPRTKSRVQELMWWKVGLIRRAETLQAAVKELYQLSEEKVNPRTRNFAALAHLMAEAALWREESRGGHFREDYPIRDDERWRVHSAQQLGQPICPMELVSDGGNEVS; this is encoded by the coding sequence ATGCAAACTTCACCTGACTTCATAGTGATTGGCAGCGGCGTCGCGGGTTTGCGGGCTGCGCTGGAACTGGCCAAAGCGGGCCGGGTCGTTGTGCTGACCAAAGATCGGCTGGATGAATCCAACACCGAATACGCGCAGGGCGGCGTCGCCGTCGCGCTGTCGGACGATGATGAAATTGATCTGCATTTTGAGGACACACTGATTGCCGGAGCCGGGTTGTGCGATGAAAAAGCCGTTCGCGTTCTGGTCGAAGAAGGGCCGCGTTACATCACGGAACTGATCGAATGGGGCGCACAATTCGACCGCGAAGGCGGCGAACTGGCCTTCACACGCGAAGCGGCGCATTCACGGCGACGAATTCTGCACGCGCACGGAGATTCGACCGGGCGAGAAATCGTCCGCGCGCTGATTGCTGCCGCCAAAAAAGATCCGAACATTCAATTGACGGCGCACGCGGCGACTATCGGCTTGACGGTCACAGACGGTCGCTGTTGCGGCGTGCAATTTATTGATCCGAACGAAAGTTTGCGTCGAGAAATGTTTGCTCGCGCAGTGGTGTTGGCCACGGGCGGAGCCGGGCAATTGTTTGCGCAAACCACAAACCCCAGTGTTGCCACAGGCGACGGCATGGCAATGGCGTATGCCGCCGGCGCGAGGATGAGCGATTTGGAATTCGTGCAATTCCATCCGACGGCGCTCGCGCTCGCGGAAGCACCGCGCTTTCTGCTCAGCGAAGCCTTGCGCGGCGAAGGCGCGATTTTACGGAATCATGAAGGCGAGGCATTCGCGAAACGTTACGACGAACGCGGGGAACTGGCCCCGCGAGACATTGTCGCCCGCGCCATCGTTGCCGAAGCGAAACGCACAAATCAGCAATGGATGTTTCTTGACCTGACCCATTTAAGCGCCGCGTTTCTGCGCGAACGATTCCCGAAAATTTTTGAGACGTGTTTGCGCTACGGTTTGGATATGTCGAAGGATTTGTTGCCGGTCAGCCCCGCAGTACATTACGTGATGGGCGGAGTCCGCACGGACACGTACGGGCGAACGACTTTGCCCGGATTATACGCCGCCGGAGAAGTTGCCTGCACGGGCGTTCACGGTGCCAATCGGTTGGCCAGCAATTCCCTGCTGGAAGGGTTGGTATTTGGCGCGCGCGCAGGAGCCGCCGCCTTGACCGATTTACCGTCTTTGCCGATCAAAGAAGAATCCGAACCGGTCGAATTCGACTTGGACGATTGGCGATTGGATCCGCGAACGAAGTCTCGCGTACAGGAATTGATGTGGTGGAAAGTCGGGTTGATTCGCCGCGCCGAAACTTTGCAGGCGGCAGTGAAAGAGTTGTACCAACTGAGCGAAGAAAAGGTGAATCCCCGAACCAGAAACTTTGCGGCGCTTGCCCACCTAATGGCTGAAGCGGCGTTGTGGCGTGAAGAAAGTCGCGGCGGGCATTTCCGCGAAGATTACCCAATCCGGGACGATGAGCGTTGGCGCGTGCATTCCGCGCAGCAGCTCGGCCAACCGATTTGCCCGATGGAATTGGTAAGTGATGGGGGAAATGAGGTTTCCTAA
- a CDS encoding carboxylate-amine ligase, which yields MPFDNDFTIGIEEEFQIIDPQTRELRSRVNEILEEGRMLLGEQVKPEMHQSMIEVGTGICRDVKEARQDVIKLRRVIADLAHRNGLAIVAASTHPISHWADQRITENERYYALIEELQHSARALLIFGMHVHVGMADREAAIAVMNAARYFLPHIYALSTSSPFWIGRNTGMKSYRYEVFKQFPRTGIPDYFNSVGEFDNYVNLLIKTGCIDNGKKIWWDVRPHHVYPTLEYRICDIPTKVDETITIAALFQAVTAKLYKLYRQNMGFRLYRRALIEENKWRAARYGLDGKLIDFGKREEVPLRNLIQELLEFVDDVVDDLGCREEINYVNTILENGTSADRQLSIYRQTGDLRNVVDMLMKETLEGVF from the coding sequence ATGCCGTTCGACAACGACTTTACCATCGGAATCGAGGAAGAGTTTCAGATCATTGACCCGCAAACGCGCGAATTACGGTCCCGCGTCAACGAGATTTTGGAAGAAGGCCGGATGCTGCTCGGCGAGCAGGTCAAACCGGAAATGCACCAGTCAATGATCGAAGTCGGCACGGGCATTTGTCGCGACGTAAAAGAAGCTCGACAGGACGTCATCAAGTTGCGCCGAGTAATTGCCGATCTGGCGCATCGCAATGGGTTGGCGATTGTCGCAGCTTCGACCCACCCGATTTCGCACTGGGCTGACCAGCGAATTACGGAAAACGAGCGGTATTACGCACTGATCGAAGAGCTTCAACATTCTGCGCGCGCCTTGTTGATCTTTGGCATGCACGTTCACGTCGGAATGGCCGACCGCGAAGCCGCCATCGCCGTGATGAATGCCGCGCGATACTTTTTGCCGCACATTTACGCGCTTTCGACCAGTTCGCCCTTCTGGATTGGCCGCAACACGGGAATGAAAAGTTACCGGTATGAAGTTTTCAAACAGTTTCCGCGCACGGGCATTCCGGACTATTTCAACTCGGTTGGCGAATTTGATAACTACGTCAATTTGCTGATCAAAACCGGCTGCATTGATAACGGCAAAAAGATTTGGTGGGATGTGCGTCCGCATCATGTGTATCCGACGCTGGAATACAGAATCTGCGACATCCCAACCAAAGTGGATGAAACTATCACCATTGCTGCGCTCTTCCAGGCGGTCACGGCAAAGCTTTACAAGCTATATCGCCAGAACATGGGATTCCGGTTGTATCGCCGCGCCTTGATCGAAGAAAACAAATGGCGCGCTGCGCGGTATGGACTGGATGGCAAACTGATTGATTTCGGCAAACGCGAAGAAGTCCCGCTTCGCAATCTGATCCAGGAATTGTTGGAATTCGTGGACGATGTTGTGGATGATTTGGGTTGCCGTGAAGAGATCAATTACGTGAATACGATCCTGGAAAACGGGACCAGCGCCGACCGGCAATTGAGCATTTATCGCCAAACCGGCGACCTGCGAAACGTTGTGGATATGCTGATGAAAGAAACGCTTGAAGGCGTATTTTGA